From a region of the Sminthopsis crassicaudata isolate SCR6 chromosome 6, ASM4859323v1, whole genome shotgun sequence genome:
- the LOC141547071 gene encoding olfactory receptor 10AG1-like, which translates to MERSNFTFLVEFILLGFSDLPKLQSLIFGILLVTYMSILIGNGLLIVITKINPTLQTPMYFFLANFSFLEICYTSVTLPRMLRDIWTQKGNIPFLSCAIQACSLYILGVAECLLLVAMAYDRYVAICKPLYYPVIMNHKVCIQLVIASWFTGMPAQIGVTYQIFSLNFCGSNKLNHIFCDASPLLEVACGDTYQKELSVHISALFFVMIPFLLILISYVKIIATILKLPSTSGKSKAFSTCSSHLMVVGLFYGSVCIVYLRPKSKNSGKSDKFYSLFYTIVTPVLNPMIYSLRNKDVINALKNIIPK; encoded by the coding sequence ATGGAAAGAAGCAATTTTACATTTCTGGTGGAATTCATTCTCCTGGGATTTTCTGACCTTCCTAAACTCCAAAGTCttatatttggaattttattaGTCACCTATATGAGTATACTTATAGGAAATGGACTTCTCATTGTCATAACTAAGATAAATCCTACTCTTCAAACTCCCATGTACTTTTTCCTTGCAAACTTTTCCTTCTTGGAAATATGTTACACATCAGTCACTCTCCCTAGAATGCTAAGAGATATTTGGACTCAGAAGGGAAACATCCCATTCCTGTCTTGTGCTATACAAGCTTGCTCCCTTTATATTCTAGGAGTAGCAGAGTGCTTACTCCTTGTTGCAATGGCTTATGACAGATATGTAGCCATCTGTAAGCCTCTTTACTATCCTGTCATCATGAATCACAAGGTGTGTATCCAATTGGTGATCGCCTCCTGGTTCACTGGGATGCCAGCCCAGATAGGTGTCACATACCAGATTTTCTCTCTGAACTTTTGTGGTTCTAACAAACTTAATCATATTTTCTGTGATGCTTCACCACTACTAGAAGTTGCATGTGGGGACACATATCAGAAAGAGCTCTCTGTCCACATTAGTGCTCTCTTTTTTGTCATGATTCCCTTTCTGTTGATACTCATATCCTATGTCAAAATTATTGCCACCATCCTGAAGCTTCCATCAACCTCAGGGAAATCTAAAGCCTTCTCTACTTGCTCTTCTCACCTCATGGTTGTAGGTTTATTCTATGGGTCTGTTTGTATTGTGTATTTGCGACCCAAATCCAAAAATTCAGGTAAATCAGACAAATTCTATTCCCTTTTCTATACTATTGTGACACCAGTGTTAAACCCCATGATATATAGCCTGAGGAATAAGGATGTAATTAATGCATTGAAAAACATCATTCCAAAATGA